In Toxoplasma gondii ME49 chromosome VIII, whole genome shotgun sequence, a single genomic region encodes these proteins:
- a CDS encoding calcium binding egf domain-containing protein (encoded by transcript TGME49_269930~Predicted trans-membrane domain (TMHMM2.0):60-83:111-134:189-212:2937-2960), with amino-acid sequence MEPRLPSSSSQMASLSSLWPVLHGPCASLFSQFCEEKSRFPAKTPSAFSSSSVRRRCLLVAAFLVTISASSIVVLPLCRALLFSLSASFLDWYLQTPSWEAFFGKWMLEGGGYCVVFLGTCVALTQLGFAPFLLSGKHGLSRAFFACVCPCFSARNPFGGQFRRPKPTVQSFWRPRRSPKWIPRRRRPAFFWYGLFLLTLAFPPRGTATVVVRESTRTQMLPPAEKAAERWLREGDKCSGRTATTVPHELTDEINKIVFFCPLSGERAARAETGLKCRSAFSFPFRFSRASASLLRTTHARLKTRTWRRQRKAHQSSPTSVNHVEASWLPTLFSRSFCLPSFSSSSSLSSSSLASSLSLESLLMPAAASQKCREAVLQRKQDPVLPVSSRPFSSLPPSVPSSRPSRPSDTRLSIFSFFADLSSSLCSLSLRPAFSLLSPSWDLRGLPVLLYGSAAPLLETPRKERRREKEEGRGWRDRRGQVGKESAEGAGTESPEPWPIGEQTSPVPFGGLGLRSAAPFTLEASLDGFSPLSSPSSERKKCHSSCLSCSRPAAQNACRSCPNQIASPSEVFTFSSSASASSLSSPALWSTPGASVSSGLPYISGSSEFLSPSSSALSSSQLHSLPYILAPLYPDGSGFCVPVAPGDVSRSAADICLNLNSEQSDAVSSCTHFSPSLPHPEKPSSAFSSSCSLSSPSALSSSASASTMPCSFAAENRLVGGRVDTEQRRGEGEKDREKVKDRVVGHCHPSCLTCRADCCYQKADNCLSCDLKFSSLRRLYSDGTGRCLSIRKRDEAPPIVGSSSSGRREEASELSDEYGAVGDWFQALAGFVDLQTCWEFITGQTSVSNATASSPPSSSPAFTSTSSSTPPPSSSSSVFSSGSPSTSASSTSSTSASPSSASFRPLLSSFAESPFALPPPSASSVCRALPSSASALPLLHFLHLFFLHADNNLEESALLDMEEILSPYVGRRALNAILAAQNSGVSGGGTPGGAASQTPPPLAPHLALGQMYIVALLDRPKSGSPSKATEASIGRVHICGNLEYTQKGKIRVRGNKTISVQEGWQGTVELSSETAYELLRVKNEDGGFEWMLLRDLGEVDMNSPSVLAAFIERNLNLFPTRHAALTLWNHGSAWVGFGDDESNADHSPMSLKEIVQGLQKGLRGSVRGKNDPAFKFSVLGFDACLMASYDVLEAVAPFAHFVIASEDNEPGHGWNYHLTDPTTLFLDDGAHAAGSRSRQPPSRRAFFSSDFSTPASLSASVSSLASPAPFRLSTAYEYASRFVASYALHPRTSVALTLSLIEVKTFLTFKHKFEEVMDHLFACGGSSISAVVRRALAASFTIRGCEMVSLCSCFDLLDFLDHLLRLLSAQRQQIYSSSPSLSAPTSSASPPRKRAAPAPLLSVSEKVASLRRMLKAMVVMEVGGREDGRYAGLSMYFPDPNMQLHCKNTRGAALWAEQYHRSVQSRYASFVKSVQNNQRGGACYFSSPVGSAPPPQATEASPQPAEEAEEEPFEVLEARLLGGRRQRGNPLVGLAAIAPSSLMFALTFRGFVSSVHGKEASASDASHPQRKRNEQSTELQSHEVHLAFLPPSSSLVPASSSRPASLRPPPASPRGVNSATEWARAREKGDLHIVVEVFSTLQASMTDINDIDWGGSLGEERDEDEPQEERQDDRNPEKRKHRTSEDEEMLGTGKQVRPAENSRSPSVRYGETGATRKDGKVEEKKPRGEEKEERNERKDTKRRAPEASEPASISSSVSPEKEGDRKEAHADGNKAKAQRRKAENLSVVESWWDERVWLLRQKRAVLPSFKDPRRLPLALDRQTESEEDDADEESDGEDWIQDEGKDDYLESLLVAMQDVPESPSRRNTEERRIFTFPFIFYEDAAGLECARGSVASSAFAHGNSTSLSAPSLAPSRSESPGSPLPSASSSHEPRTSDRTSVLTARRLADAEEWQEANKETEQRSRKEGGFSEVLVNTSRERLSSTGRPGESGEDRGGWEVVKKRAKGPFFSRPFVVSSETLVSFPDAAAGSAGRRHLQSKRREALGSSSSASSSSSYVFPGASSGVTGQREDGRACGERAYLLGEMEGDRVANLSLYVVVNNMPTERPQTSGGILLPIRKRFTFERFHPPDRSASASLTSEKSQAPRWGEATDEEAERRETLLQEQLAAALREEREGQAFAASGDREKHREQSEAGRRTEGKERKDGGTEDEETSSGASPREAERTDWWLGNAQSGKKEGGGEQEQGQEGGEDPGPRSSEREEKREERGDEGETQAPQWTRITMEELAGDVLFLWGEKEDVGELEIVSVSRGTYARLQKEKKTHGKEGDSTPARKQKEGETDRRDMSEGNGGGLAEIDTRHILGFVMQSITEKRGGFLLSLPAPPEETTSSPFSFFSSFFSFDSGEQKTKGDVCELTWIGDGICDPPCDRPEFAADGGDCPHRSRLGRLWLDQQQPTGPCINNQCGLNAICEENPTSSDFSLSADNLPPRTRLVYFEKGIQRQPASSSSSSTPSASSPASSNSFVPASAFVSAPSFASSTLSDFLYSPEADDSQTSMGKVGSDRKPTTQESAIENQASQSAPATSTVWFTPKGSYRCRCKVGYEGDGLNCRDIDECAAEETSPCHPAALCINTKGSFRCVCKAHYVGDGVTFCVPQSDLVPGDTSNSVAQCVDKEGRPSCLATLHCLPDGSCGCSEGYVRTTADTCEDIDECEEGLASCAPASLALCINTEGGYFCSCREGYEGDGRQCVKGPSVLHARFVVSVDFRPTMEREGGIDGFTRLFRDSVAEAVPTLSRERIEVLRVSEGSISILLRIHPPSSSPFSSRKKRPFASRDATEGGVHQTGDKENALAAEGRDARFVKEDETPLTSAEILLALQYQLEDPTSPLRTGPFGEYAAVSSLEEYHFLTKSQAYGTHDVLDLLTSWLPAWITDHVPRSIIVGVEICFFVVAFLILLNCLIKICRRRKKRNEIRSQSARTVRRRPAFCCCCMGASSSEDEREIPLPPRRAPVSSFQQHRSTPHQTPLYSLPPSSSSSVLSSSSRPLGETRTDRERKERIGRIFPGDSEEGMRDKETLEKMKSVEAYHRQIIAEEQRRRYASRVALG; translated from the exons ATGGAGCCGCGactcccttcctcttcctctcagaTGGCCTCACTGTCTTCGTTGTGGCCTGTCCTCCATGGTCCCTGtgcttctttgttttcgcAGTTCTGTGAAGAGAAATCCCGGTTTCCTGCCAAGACACCGTcagccttctcttcctcttctgtccgtCGGCGATGTTTGCTCGTTGCCGCTTTCCTTGTAACCATTTCGGCGTCTTCTAtcgtcgttcttcctctctgtcgagcgCTTTTGTTCAGCCTCAGTGCTTCGTTCCTGGACTGGTATCTGCAAACGCCATCTTGGGAAGCTTTTTTCGGAAAGTGGATGCTCGAAGGGGGGGGCTACTGCGTTGTCTTTCTTGGCACCTGTGTGGCTCTGACGCAGTTGGGCTTCGctccgtttctcctgtcCGGGAAACACGGACTTTCCCGGGCGTTTTTTGCTTGTGTCTGTCCCTGCTTTTCTGCGCGAAACCCATTCGGCGGACAGTTCCGACGTCCGAAGCCAACAGTTCAGTCTTTCTGGAGACCACGAAGGTCTCCGAAATGGATCcccagaaggagaaggcctgcgtttttctggtacggcctttttcttcttACTCTGGCTTTCCCTCCCCGTGGTACAGCGACCGTTGTCGTTCGTGAATCCACGCGAACACAGATGCTCCCGCCGGCTGAgaaagcggcagagagatggctgcgagaaggagacaagtgCTCTGGGAGAACGGCGACGACAGTTCCGCATGAGTTGACGGACGAAATCAACAAAAtagtcttcttctgtcccctTTCTGGCGAACGCGCCGCGCGCGCCGAAACAGGGCTGAAGTGTCGctctgctttttcgtttccttttcgcttctcccgcgcctccgcctcACTCCTGCGGACCACACATGCGAGATTGAAAACGCGAACCTGGCGAAGGCAACGAAAGGCACACCAGAGCTCGCCGACCTCTGTGAATCATGTTGAGGCTTCTTGGCTACCCACACTGTTTTCCCGTTCCTTCTGCTTGCCttcattctcttcttcctcatctctgtcttcctcttctctcgcaagttctctctctttggaATCATTGTTGATGCCCGCCGCTGCTAGCCAGAAATGTCGGGAAGCAGTTTTACAACGCAAACAAGACCCTGTTTTGCCTGTTTCGTctcgtcctttttcttcgttgccgccttctgttccctcttctcgACCCTCGCGTCCGTCTGACACACGGCTCTCgatcttctcttttttcgccgacctttcttcctcactctgttcgttgtctctgcgcccggcgttttctcttctctcgccttcctgggATCTCCGAGGCCTTCCCGTCCTGCTTTATGGCAGCGCTGCGCCGCTCCTTGAAACGCCCcggaaagaacgaagaagagagaaagaggaagggagaggatggagagacaggagaggacAAGTGGGGAAGGAAAGTGCCGAGGGAGCAGGAACCGAAAGTCCTGAGCCATGGCCCATCGGAGAACAAACAAGTCCAGTCCCTTTTGGGGGCCTTGGCCTTCGCTCTGCGGCGCCGTTCACACTGGAGGCTTCACTGGACGGTTTCTCCCCCCTTTCATCTCCTTCCTCGGAGCGGAAGAAATGCCATTCGagttgtctctcttgttctcggCCTGCAGCGCAGAATGCCTGTCGCTCTTGTCCGAATCAGATAGCGTCTCCTTCCGAAGTGTTCACCTTCTcatcttctgcttctgcctcgtctctgtcctctcccgCGCTGTGGTCTACCCCCGGTGCGTCGGTGTCTTCAGGTTTGCCCTACATCTCCGGGTCGAGcgagttcctctctccctcgtcttctgctctctcttcttcgcagcttCACTCTCTGCCCTACATCCTTGCTCCCCTCTACCCCGACGGCAGCGGTTTCTGTGTTCCAGTCGCTCCTGGTGACGTATCGCGGTCTGCTGCGGACATTTGCTTGAACCTGAACAGCGAGCAAAGCGACGCTGTTTCTTCCTGCACCcacttctccccttctcttcctcacccCGAAAAACCGTCTTcggccttctcctcctcttgttccctctcttctccctccgccttgtcctcttctgcttcggcgTCGACCATGCCTTGCTCCTTCGCTGCTGAGAACCGGCTTGTGGGAGGTCGCGTGGACACTGAGCAGCGAcggggagagggagaaaaggaccgagaaaaagtgaaagaTCGTGTAGTGGGCCACTGCCACCCTTCTTGCTTGACATGCCGAGCTGACTGTTGCTACCAAAAAGCCGACAACTGCCTGTCTTGCGATTTAAAGTTTTCCTCGCTCCGACGTCTGTACTCGGACGGAACTGGACGCTGTCTCTCGATCCGCAAGAGAGATGAAGCTCCACCAATAGTCGGTTCCAGTTCTTCGGggcggcgagaggaagcgagtgAGCTCAGCGATGAATATGGGGCAGTTGGAGACTGGTTTCAAGCGCTCGCTGGATTTGTCGATCTCCAGACCTGCTGGGAATTCATCACTGGACAGACGTCTGTGTCCAATGCGACTGCGTCCTCACCTCCCAGTTCTTCACCAGCTTTCACCTCCACATCCTCTTCAAcgcctcctccctcttcttcgtcatctgtcttctcctctggaTCCCCTTCTACGTCGGCCTCCTCGACGTCGTCAACCTctgcttcaccttcttctgcttctttccgccctcttctttcttcctttgctgAATCTCCGTTTGCGCTACCTCcgccttccgcgtcttctgtttGTCGCGCACTGCCGTCCTCAGCTTCCGCTTTGCCTCTGCTTCACTTTCTCcacctctttttcctccacgCCGACAACAACTTAGAGGAGTCTGCCCTCCTGGACATGGAGGAAATCTTGAGTCCGTACGTAGGCCGCCGGGCTCTGAATGCGATTttggctgcacagaactCAGGCGTCTCTGGAGGTGGCACTCCTGGAGGCGCAGCTAGCCAGACGCCTCCCCCACTCGCGCCTCACCTAGCGCTAGGCCAGATGTATATCGTGGCTCTCCTAGATCGACCCAAAAGCGGAAGCCCCAgcaaagcgacagaagccAGCATAGGCCGCGTCCACATTTGCGGGAACCTTGAGTACACGCAAAAGGGGAAGATTCGCGTCCGAGGAAACAAGACGATTTCTGTCCAGGAAGGCTGGCAAGGAACCGTGGAACTTAGCTCAGAAACTGCTTATGAACTCTTGAGAGTTAAAAATGAGGACGGAGGATTCGAATGGATGCTGCTGAGAGATCTCGGAGAG GTGGACATGAATTCACCCTCTGTTCTCGCGGCCTTCATTGAAAGGAACCTGAACCTTTTCCCCACGAGACATGCGGCCCTGACTCTTTGGAATCACGGAAGCGCCTGGGTGGGTTtcggagacgacgagagcaACGCCGACCACTCACCGATGAGCTTGAAGGAGATAGTGCAAGGCTTGCAAAA GGGTCTGCGAGGAAGCGTTCGGGGCAAGAACGACCCCGCATTCAAATTCAGCGTCTTAGGATTTGATGCTTGTCTGATGGCGAGTTACGACGTCCTCGAAGCCGTTGCTCCCTTCGCCCACTTTGTTATTGCGAGTGAAGACAACGAACCAGGCCATGGATGGAATTATCA CCTGACCGACCCTACGACTCTTTTCCTCGACGACGGCGCACATGCGGCTGggtctcgctctcgccaGCCTCCGTCCCGAAGagcgttcttttcttcagatTTCTCTACCCCGGCGTCTCTGTCAgcatctgtctcctctcttgcaTCTCCCGCgccctttcgtctctccacagCCTACGAATACGCCTCTCGATTCGTCGCCAGTTACGCGCTCCATCCGCGAACCTCTGTCGCCTTGACGCTCTCGCTGATAGAAGTAAAAACGTTTCTGACATTCAAACACAAGTTCGAAGAAGTCATGGAT CATTTGTTTGCGTGCGGAGGGAGTTCCATCTCTGCCGTCGTTCGGCGTGCCCTCGCGGCCTCCTTCACAATCCGAGGTTGTGAAATGGTCAGCTTGTGCTCCTGCTTCGAccttctcgacttcctcgaccacctgctgcgccttctctctgcccagagacagcagatctactcttcctcgccttctctttctgccccGACAAGCTCAGCGTCTCCGCCTAGGAAAAGAGCTGCGCCTGCGCCgctgctgtctgtctccgagaAGGTTGCGAGTCTTCGACGGATGCTGAAGGCCATGGTGGTCATGGAGGTCGGAGGGCGGGAGGACGGCAGATATGCAGGTCTGAGCATGTACTTCCCCGATCCCAATATGCAG CTACACTGCAAAAACACCCGCGGCGCGGCGTTGTGGGCAGAACAGTATCACCGGTCGGTCCAGTCTCGCTACGCCTCCTTCGTCAAGTCGGTCCAGAACAAccagagaggaggcgcgtgctacttttcttctcctgttgGGTCTGCGCCACCCCCGCAGGCGACGGAAGCCTCTCCACAACCAGcagaggaagctgaagaggaacCGTTCGAGGTGTTGGAGGCGCGACTCCtcggagggaggagacagcgcggcAACCCTCTAGTCGGTCTGGCAGCCATCGCACCCTCAAGTCTCATGTTCGCTCTCACGTTCAGGG GATTCGTTTCTTCGGTGCATGGCAAGGAGGCGTCGGCGTCTGACGCATCTCATCCCCAGCGCAAGAGAAACGAGCAAAGCACAGAGTTGCAGAGCCACGAAGTGCATTTGGCATTCCTTCCTCCGTCATCGTCCCTGGTGCCTGCGTCCTCCTCGcgtcctgcgtctcttcgtccgcCTCCTGCTTCCCCGAGAGGAGTGAACTCAGCGACAGAGTgggcgagggcgagagagaagggagatcTTCACATTGTCGTAGAAGTTTTCAGCACCCTGCAGGCCTCCATGACAGACATCAACGACATAGACTGGGGAGGGTCTTTaggcgaagaacgagacgaggacgagccgcaggaagaaagacaagacgaCAGGAatccagaaaaaaggaaacacaggACGTCTGAAGATGAGGAGATGCTAGGGACAGGCAAACAAGTCAGGCCAGCAGAAAACTCAAGAAGTCCATCTGTTCGATacggggagacaggagcgacCAGGAAGGACGGCAAAgtagaggagaagaagccaaggggtgaagaaaaggaagagagaaacgagagaaaagacacgaaGCGGCGCGCCCCGGAAGCCTCAGAACCGGCTTCCatttcgtcttctgtgtctccagaaaaggaaggcgacagaaaagaagcacaTGCAGATGGAAATAAAGCTAAGGCGCAGCGACGGAAGGCAGAAAACCTTTCAGTCGTTGAAAGCTGGTGGGACGAGCGCGTGTGGCTTCTTCGACAAAAGCGAGCagttctgccttctttcaaGGATCCTCGGAGGCTACCGCTGGCGCTGGaccgacagacagaaagcgaagaagatgacGCAGATGAAGAATCCGACGGAGAAGACTGGATCCAAGATGAAGGAAAGGATGACTACTTGGAGTCTCTCCTAGTCGCCATGCAAGATGTCCCTGAAAGTCCTTCTCGACGAAACACTGAAGAGCGTCGAATCTTCACATTTCCTTTTATTTTCTACGAAGACGCCGCGGGACTTGAATGCGCTCGGGGAAGTGTCGCGTCCTCGGCATTCGCGCATGGAAACTCgacctctctttctgctccgtCTCTCGCCCCGTCTCGTTCGGAGTCTCCTGGAAGCCCCCTGCCttcggcctcttcttctcacgaACCTCGGACTTCTGATCGAACCAGTGTGCTCACGGCGCGCCGACTGGCGGACGCGGAAGAGTGGCAAGAGGCtaacaaggagacagagcaaaGAAGTCGGAAAGAAGGCGGTTTTTCTGAGGTCCTAGTCAATACGTCCAGGGAACGGCTTTCCTCTACAGGGCGACCAGgggagagcggagaagacaggggaGGGTGGGAAGTCGTGAAAAAACGGGCAAAAGggccttttttctctcggccttTCGTGGTCTCGTCAGAGACGCTGGTTTCCTTCCCCGATGCTGCAGCCGGGAGTGCGGGTCGCCGCCACCTGCAATCGAAACGCCGCGAAGCTCTtggctcttcttcctcggcttcttccagttcttcttATGTGTTCCCCGGAGCGTCAAGCGGCGTGACaggccagagagaagacggaagggCGTGTGGAGAACGCGCGTACCTCCTAGGCGAAATGGAGGGAGACAGGGTGGCCAACTTGTCTCTCTACGTGGTGGTTAACAACATGCCTACCGAGCGTCCACAGACCAGCGGCGGGATCCTCCTGCCGATTCGAAAAAGGTTCACGTTCGAGCGTTTCCATCCGCCGGACCGTTCCGCTTCGGCATCCTTGACCTCAGAGAAAAGCCAAGCCCCGCGCtggggagaggcgacagacgaggaagcagagcggCGTGAGACCTTGCTACAGGAACAGCTGGCTGCGGCCCTGCgggaggagcgagaggggCAAGCCTTCGCTGCTTCAGGAGACCgcgagaagcacagagaacAGAGTGAGGCGGGACGAAGGACGGAggggaaagagcgaaaagacggaggaacagaagatgaagaaacgAGCTCAGGAGCGTCGCCACGTGAGGCGGAGAGAACCGATTGGTGGCTTGGGAATGCACAGagtggaaaaaaggaaggcgGAGGGGAACAGGAGCAGGGCCAAGAGGGGGGAGAAGATCCGGGACCCAGGAGCagcgaacgcgaagagaagcgggaggaaagaggggatgaaggagaaacgcaggcaCCTCAATGGACGAGAATCACGATGGAAGAACTCGCTGGGGACGTCTTGTTTCTTtggggagaaaaagaagatgTCGGTGAACTGGAGATCGTTTCGGTCTCCCGGGGAACCTACGCGCGactgcagaaggagaagaaaacgcatggCAAGGAGGGCGACTCCACACCtgcgagaaagcagaaagaaggagagaccgACCGCAGGGACATGTCTGAAGGTAACGGCGGGGGCCTCGCGGAGATCGACACACGCCACATCTTAGGTTTTGTGATGCAGAGCATCacggaaaaacgaggaggctttcttctgtctctgcccgCGCCcccagaagagacgacgtcttcgcctttctccttcttctcatccttcttctcgttcgacagcggagaacagaaaacgaaaggagaCGTTTGCGAGCTGACTTGGATAGGCGACGGGATATGCGACCCGCCCTGCGATCGGCCAGAATTCGCGGCTGATGGCGGTGACTGTCCGCACCGCAGTCGACTAGGCCGCCTGTGGCTAGACCAGCAGCAG CCCACAGGCCCTTGCATAAACAACCAGTGTGGCCTGAACGCGATATGCGAAGAAAATCCCACTTCTTCGGActtttcgctttctgctGACAATCTCCCGCCTCGCACCCGTCTCGTTTACTTCGAAAAAGGGATCCAGAGGCaacctgcttcttcttcctcctcctctactccttccgcctcttctcctgcttcttccaaTTCGTTTGTTCCTGCTTCTGCATTTGTCTCTGCCCCGTCATTCGCCTCCTCGACTCTGTCTGACTTCCTTTACTCACCGGAAGCAGACGACAGCCAGACATCGATGGGGAAGGTTGGTTCCGACAGAAAACCAACGACGCAGGAAAGTGCCATAGAAAATCAG GCTTCACAGAGCGCGCCAGCGACGTCCACAGTATGGTTCACTCCCAAGGGCTCGTATCGGTGCCGATGCAAAGTTGGCTACGAGGGCGACGGACTGAACTGCAGAGACATCGACGAATGCGCAGCGGAAGAAACTTCTCCATGTCACCCTGCCGCTCTTTGCATCAACACAAAAGGGAGTTTTCGATGTGTCTGCAAGGCCCACTACGTCGGCGACGGCGTCACCTTCTGTGTGCCTCAATCAGACCTCGTTCCAGGCGATACGAGCAACTCAGTCGCGCAGTGTGTCGACAAAGAAGGCAGGCCCTCATGCCTCGCGACCCTGCACTGCTTGCCAGACGGCTCCTGTGGGTGCAGCGAAGGCTACGTCCGAACGAC AGCAGACACCTGCGAAGACATCGACGAATGTGAAGAGGGTCTGGCTTCCTGCGCCCCTGCCTCGCTCGCGCTGTGTATCAACACGGAAGGAGGTTATTTCTGTAGCTGCCGAGAAGGCTACGAAGGCGACGGACGCCAGTGTGTCAAAGGACCGTCTGTCCTACACGCCAGGTTTGTCGTTTCTGTCGACTTTCGCCCAacgatggagagagaaggaggcatCGATGGATTCACGCGCCTGTTCAGAGACTCCGTCGCTGAG GCAGTCCCAACGCTCAGCCGCGAGCGAATTGAGGTCCTCAGGGTCTCTGAAGGAAGTATTAGCATTCTGCTTCGCATCCACcccccttcgtcttctcctttttcgtctcggAAAAAACGTCCCTTTGCTTCCCGCGACGCAACAGAAGGCGGGGTACACCAGACGGGTGACAAGGAGAATGCCTTGgcggcagaaggaagagacgcgagatTTGTGAAGGAAGATGAAACGCCTTTGACTTCCGCGGAAATTCTTCTGGCGCTGCAATATCAACTCGAGGACCCAACGTCTCCTCTGCGGACGGGACCCTTTGGGGAGTATGCCGCAGTCAGCTCTCTCG AAGAATACCACTTTCTCACGAAATCTCAGGCGTATGGCACACACGATGTGCTGGACCTTCTAACCAGCTGGTTGCCTGCTTGGATCACGGACCACGTTCCTAGGTCCATCATCGTTGGAGTGGAGATATGTTTCTTCGTTGTGGCCTTTCTCATTCTCCTGAACTGCCTCATCAAAATatgcagacggagaaagaaaag AAATGAAATACGGTCACAAAGTGCGAGGACCGTCCGTCGTCGGCCGGCCTTCTGTTGCTGCTGTATgggcgcctcttcttctgaagacgaaagagaaattCCTCTTCCGCCTAGAAGGGCaccagtttcttcttttcagcAACATCGTTCCACCCCCCACCAAACACCTCTCTATTCTCTTCCACCGTCTTCATCATCTTCTGTCCTTAGTTCCTCTAGTCGGCCGCTAGGAGAGACACGGACCGACCGAGAGCGGAAAGAAAGAATTGGGCGCATTTTTCCAGGAGATAGCGAGGAAGGAATGAGAGATAAAGAAACACTCGAGAAAATGAAGAGCGTTGAAGCCTACCATAGACAAATCATAGCAGAAGAACAACGGCGAAGATACGCATCACGGGTGGCACTCGGTTGA